Sequence from the Magnetovibrio sp. genome:
AGATATTCTCTTGGTCAATATCGATGAAGGACTGGAAGTTACAAAAGACTTTCGTGCAAACACCTGCCCCTTCAAAGACAACCAAATGAACATCAATTGGGATTTGAAGGTTCCGGTGTGCTGTGTCGTTTTCAACAGAGAGGGCACAATCGTCGCAGACAATTTTCTCGATAGTTCGTTGGTTGAAATCAACAAAAGCAAAGATGAGGCGGAAATCTGTGCGAAGTGCATGGGCTATGGGTTGCCCGCCTATAACATGGGGTTCAATCAAGGCGGCTGGAAAGCTGTTGCCTCTACAAAAACTTCTTCCGACCAATAAGTGGACGTGATGAGACGATGACGAATCAACAAGATTCCCGACCGTGTCGCCTGTGTTCGTCGCCGCTGAACGCGCCGCCGATCATCAACATGCAACCCTTTCCCAAGGCGGCTCAATTTTATCCGCGAGAGGATGAGTTCGCCGAAGATACCGGCATCGTGTTGGACGTTTTTCAATGTCCATCGTGCGGACTTGTGCAATTGAAAATCGACCCGGTGGACTATTTCAAAGAAGTCATTACTGCGGCGGTGTTGTCCCCGCATGCCAAGCAAACGCGATTGAAAGAAATGAACGCTTTTGTCGACCGGTTTGATTTGAAGGGCAAAAAAGCACTGGAAATAGGTAGTGCAAAAGGTGAGATGCTCGATGTGATGGTTGAGGCAGGACTCGACCCCACGGGACTGGAGTATGCGCCCCAATCCGTTGAACATGCGCTCAAACACGGCCGCAACATGCATCGTGGCTACATCGATGATTTCGTTCCCGTCAGCAAGGCGGATGTCTTTTTCTCGTATAACTATCTTGAGCATCAACCGGACACCAAAGCGTTCATTCAGTCGATTTATCGCGTCACGACGCCCGACGCCATTGGTTACGTCACGGTTCCCAACTTGGAATACTTATTGGCGTCGAAGTGTCTGTACGAATTCGTCGCCGATCATCTGGTGTATTTCACCAAAAGCACCTTGTCGTTGGCTTTCGAGATGAACGGGTTTGAGGTGCTGAGCTGCCAAACCATCAACAACGACAACGACATTGAAATCATCGTGCGCAAACGCCGCAATTTAGACTTGTCGCCCTATGTGGCGGAGGTGGATAAGCTTGCCACCGAGTTATTCGAACTGGTCGATCGCTATAAGCGTGACGGCAAAAAAATCGCGGTTTGGGGGGCAGGGCATCGCACCTTGGCGTTGCTCGCGATCAGCCGCCTCACCGAAATTGCGTTCATTGTCGATTCCGCAGATTTCAAGCAAGGCAAGTACAGCCCGGTGACGTTCAACAAGATCGTTTCACCTGGGGAATTGGAGGCATCGGATGTCGATGCCGTCATCATCATGGTTCCGGGACTTTATCCGCAAGAGGTGCTCAAGACTGTGCGAGGATTTGATCGCAAGTTGGAAGCTTATATCCTCAAAGGAAACGAATTGGTCGCGGTTGATAACTAGACCCGATAGATTTGAGTGCAGAAGCTATCAGATCAGAAGGACGAGTAGCCTCAAATGAGAATGAAACTTTCCGATTACGTTGCCCAAAAAGTGGTGGAGCTTGGCATAGAACATGTCTTCATGGTTACCGGCGGCGGTGCCATGCATCTCAATCAGTCGTTAGGCACCCATGACGAGCTCGAGTGCATATTCAATCATCATGAGCAAGCCTGCGCCATGGCGGCGGAATCCTATTGTCGGCTGACAAATCGCCCCGCCTTGGTTAATGTGACATCCGGGCCTGGAAGCATCAATGCCCTGAACGGCGTTTACGGTGCGTGGACGGACTCGATCGGTATGCTGGTCATATCCGGACAGGTAAAATACCAAACCACCGTTCGCAGCACGGGGTTGGCGTTGCGCCAATACGGCGACCAGGAAGTCGACATCCAGCCGATCGCCACGCCGATGACCAAATACTGCGAAATGGTCACCGATCCCGGATCGATCCGTTATCACCTCGAAAAAGCATATTTTCTGGCGGTCAGCGGGCGGCCGGGTCCCTGTTGGCTGGACATACCCATCGATGTGCAGGGTGCACTCATCGAAACAGACGGTTTGATCGCGTTTGACCCGAATGAATTGACGCAACCGTGGAAAGACACGGACCTGGATCAAGCCTGTGACGACATCTTGGCCAAATTGTCCGGGGCGAAGCGGCCAGTCATCTTTGCAGGGGGGGGCGTGCGTCTGAGCGGTCGGCATGATGCCTTCCTAGAACTTGTCGACAAGTTGGGTATCCCCGTTGTGACCGGTTGGAATGCCCATGATGTCATTTGGAACGATCATCCTTTGTATGTTGGGCGGCCGGGAACCGTCGGGGACCGGGCTGGGAATTTCGTGGTTCAGAATGCAGACGTACTTTTGGTCTTGGGCAGTCGATTGAACATCCGACAGGTGAGCTACAACTGGTCCACGTTCGCTGCAAGGGCCTTTAAAATTTGGGTTGATGTCGATACGTTGGAGATGCAAAAGCCGACGGTTAAGGGCGACTTGGTCATCCATGCTGATTTGACCGACCTCCTGCCGGTTCTTGCCGAGCGTGCCGAGGGTGGGGACAAATACACCCACGCCCAGTGGCTCGCATGGTGCCAGGACCGACGCCAAAAGTTTCCAGTCGTTTTGCCGGAATATTGGAAAAACGACACGATCAATCCTTATTGCTTCATGGAAAGCTTATTCGAACGTCTCAACGATGGCCAAGTCATTGTGGCGGCCAACGGTTCAGCGTGTGTCATCGGGTTTCAAGTCGCGAACTTGAAGCAGAACCAACGCCTTTGGACAAATTCGGGTAGTGCGTCCATGGGCTATGATCTGCCCGCCGCCATAGGTGCCTATAAAGGTTCCGGCGGACGGCCGATTGTGTGCATTGCGGGTGACGGTAGCATCATGATGAACCTGCAAGAGCTGCAAACCATCGCAGGCAACAAGATGGCGATCAAAATCTTCATCATCAACAATCAGGGCTACTCATCGATATTTCAAACCCACCGCAACTTCTTCAATGGCGTTGAGGTCGGTGCTGGACCGTCATCTGGCGTGAGCCTTCCGGACTTCGCTAAGATCAGTGTTGCGTTTGAGTTGCCTTATTTTAAATGCGCCACCCATGAAGAGATGGCGACTGCAATCGCAAAAACGATGGCGACGGAGGGGCCCGCAATTTGTGAGGTCATGGTCGATCAGAACCAACCCTTTGCTCCGAAGCTGGCTTCCAAGCAACTGCCCGACGGCACCATCGTATCCCCGTCTCTTGAAGACATGTCGCCGTTTCTTTCAGAACAAGAAATGAAAGAAAATATGCTGGAATGACCGGCACGTGCGGCTAAATGAGTTGAGACTTGGTCTTCACCAGTGTGAGCAAGTCCCTCATTTCTCCAATTGAAGCCATGGCTTGATCTTCAACAACTCCATCATTGTAGCCCGAGGCAAAAAAGATGAAGGGAATGCCTGCCGATTGCGCCGCGCGTTGATCAGTAGTGCTGTCGCCAATCAGTACGGTCGATGATACATCCGCGCCCAAACTCGAAATCGCAACATGGATAGCGTCTGGGTGCGGTTTGGGTTTGATCGAAGGGCCCCCGGCGACGACGCATTCAAAGAAGCTTTCCAGGGCCGTGTCTTTCAGCACCTTTTCGCACAAACCTTGGGGTTTGTTCGTGCAGACAGCCAGCTTAAAACCACGGGCCTTCAAATCAGATAATGTTTCGACAACAGTGGGGTAGATTGAGCTGCGTGGCGTGGTGAGAGCTCTGTATTTTGCTCGAAACTCGTCGATGAGCGGTTGAAGGTCTTCATCGCGCGGGGCCAAGGCGCTTTTGATGAGGCTTCCTGCGCCATAGCTGATCGATTGGCGGAAATGATTGTCCTCTATCGGTCCCAGCCCGCGCTCGGCACGCATGTCGTTGAGGATGGTACGGGTTTCTATGGCGCTATCGACCAAGGTGCCATCGAGGTCGAATAAGATCGAATCCATGAGCAATGTGGCTGGTCCGTGCGTTACCTTGGGAGGTTATGTCCAACGTGATTTCAGCATTTCGATGCGGGTTTCGTCTTCGGTGGAAATGTTTTTGTAGTATTCGCGCTTGTTTTCAAGCCACAAAATTTCGAAATGCACGGCAGCCAACAAGCCTTTTTCGATTTTTGCATCGGAAAGCTTGCTGGCGTCGAAAATAATTTTGCGGGTTTCAAAGCGATCCAGACGGATGGCTTTGATGCTTTGTAATCCAGGCAAGGCCTCGTTGGAAACGCCGCCGCCGACGACAAGATCCAGGTCGTTGTCTTTGCACTTTTGGGCAACGACGCGAACATATTCCTGAACCGATTCCGTATTGATCTTGCCGCGTCCCATGTCGTTGGAAATAGAAAAATCAACGCGACCGAATACAACACCCGGCTTGATGTCCGACTGGGCTGCGACGGCAATCAGACCGTCGAGATTGTTGAAAGCGGTGATCGTCTCAATATTAAAAAGAAAATCTGTATCGGCGTAATCTTCGGGGCTATAGGTTCGCTCAACTGCCTCGAGATATTTTCTCAATGCGTAAGGCGTTTCGACCATGGGGGCAATGATGTAATCCACGCCGAATTGCTTGGCTTCAAGCAGGTCGCGAATGGCTTCGCACCCGCCGATCTTTAAGCCCACGTTTAAGTCCGCGCGACGCGTGATTTCCAACACGCGTAGAAATTCATCGACTCGTGTGCCTTCAGCTTCGAACTCTGATTTGACGCCAAGGTAACCATATTCTTCTTTGCCTTGGCGCAAGATCGCAAGCATATCTTTTTCGTTTTTATTCATAGCATCCTGCTTTGAAGAGTGAGTTCTGTGGAGCGAGTCTAAGTGACGGGCGTAAGATTTTAGTTAATGCGATTTGTGCTTTCATTGATATTGAATGTGCTCACACCTGTCAACGGAACCATCTACGCCAAAAATTTATAATTACACTGAAAATACAGATGGTTATGTGTTTTTGAAAGGCTGGGCATCAATGATCTTCAAAGCTTTGCACGACTTTTTTAAAGCCCGGGGCAATAGGGAACGATAGCGTCCAGCCTAGTGCACGGATCTTGCTTATATCGACAGTTGTGCGCGAAAATTGAGTTCTGAGGTAGTCCTTGGAGGTGTCGAATTTTGATATGACTTTAAGATTGCGCTCTGGAAAAACGTCATCGACCAAGTATTGCGCTAGATCTTTGATACTGATTTCGTGGTCCGTAGCGACGTTGTAGGCTTGGCCGTTTTCACCTTTGAGCAACACCGTGAAAAAGCCGAGTGTCGCATCCGCTATGTAGCAGAAGTTGCGAATGGCGCGGCCGTCGCTATAAAGTGTGATGTCTTGCTTGCGGACGATGCATGCGATGAAATCTTCAAATGACCGCCCGCCATCGAGATCGAGGCCAGGACCGTAAGTTATTGCCGGCCGGACAATTTTGATCGGGACACCGTATTGGTGCATCCAGGCGACGCACATATTTTCACCCATCCGCTTGCTTTCCAGATAGCAAGAAGAAAGTTCCATGGGATCCAATCCGCCAAAGCATGTTTCGGGAACGGGATAATCCTCGTCCGCGACATGCCCATAGACCCCGGAAGTGCTGAAAAATAAAAAGCCATCGACATCGTTTTTAACGGCGAGCTCCAATAAATTTTTGGTGCCAATAACATTGGGCAGGATGGTGCCGACGGGATTGTCCCTGAAAACTTTTGGCGTCGCGTAGCTGGCAGCGTGAATGATGTAGTCAATTTTTTCGTCAATCGAAATTTCGTCGCATACATCTTGAGAGATGAAGAGGAGGTTTTCCGTTTGGGGCACCGAGGCGTACTTTTCGCGGGCCCGTTCGGCATCGCGCACGAGTCCAATGATCTTGATGTTGGCGTCGTTCTTTTCATTGAGAAAAAGCAAAAGATGAACGACATAGGAAATCAAGAACCCTGCGGCACCTGAAATCAATACGGTTTTTCCAGTGAGCTCCTGCCACGGTAAGTCGGCATTGACGATATATGACAGATCATCTTCTATGATGCGGTTTCTCATGAAATTGGATACCCAACCCCTTCAATCTTCTGGTCGAGGACGCGTTTTCTCAGCTGGTTGATCCTCCGATGTTGTGTTGGCAGCGTCAAGGCGCAAGGTTTACTGTCGGTTGGTATTCGCCCACAAAAAGGCTATGTTTGCCCCAATCTCGTCATGACACAATTTATCGCCAATTTTTTGATTTCAGGACTTCGATGAAAATTCTCATTACTGGTGCAGAAGGATTTGTCGGCAAAAATCTTGTCGAGAAGTTTCAACGCGATGGTTGCGACGTTTTACATCCGGGCTTTCAGGAGTTGGACCTCACCTGCGCGCAAAGTGTGCAGTCTTATTTTAATGATAATCCGATTGGCGTCATTGTGCATTCCGCCACTACCCTGCGAAACGGGACGGAATACCCCCACGACGTTTGCGAAAACAATCTGCGGATGTTTTTCAATCTGGTTCGCCAGATGAAACCTTCGACAAAGCTTATTAACTTCGGCAGCGGGTCAGAGTATTCACGAAAATATTGGCATAAAAAAATGCCGGAGACCTTTTTCGACAGTCATGTTCCGGACGATCCGCACAGCTTTTCCAAGTACGTGATTTCAAAATATATCGAGAACAGCACGCATCAAAATATGGTGACGTTAAGAATATTTGGGATTTTCGGAAAGCACGAAGACTACAGGTACAAGTTTATATCAAATGCAATCTGCAAAAACTTGCTGCACCTGGATATCGTCATCAATCAAAATGTGAATTACGATTACATATATGTCGACGATTTTTGCGAGGTGGTTAAGTATTTCGTTGAAAACGATGTCTCGTATCGCTCTTACAACGTCACCCCGACAGCCCCGATCGATCTCATCACCGTGGCAAACCTCATCAACGAAATCAGCGATTATCAAAGTCCTGTGCACGTTTTAAACGACGGAATCGGCATCGAATATTCCGGCGACAATGCGAGATTGTTGAATGAATGTGGTGGTCTTGAGCTTATGAGCTATAGAGATTCAATTTCTGACTTGTATCGCCACTATAAGGCCGAGATCTCCAGCCTGGATAAAGCCGCTCTCGTTGACGACGATTATTTGAACTACGCGAAAAAACTTCGCTCGGAATACTTTTCCAAGAAGGACGACAGCTGACGAATTGCCCGGATCGAGCAGGGCAGGGTTTATCCGCCGCGCAGGTTCTGTTCGATAATGTCGCGATGCTGGTCTTGGTGGAGAAAGAAAAAATTCGTCGGCTCCGTTTCGGCCGTCACACTCTCGATTCTTTCTAACGCCTGATCGACATAAGCAAAACAGTGATAGCCGATGTCGGCCAGTAACTTGACGATATCGTTGGGGTGGTAGCCGAACTTGGCGGACCATTTGCGTAACATTTCCGTGAAAATATAGGGTTTGTCGCGCGCAATCGTCGCGAGGCCGCCTTGAAACACCATCAATTCGGAGCCCTCGACATCACACTTGATCATATCGATATGCGCTCCCGTTTCTTGAACATAGTCGTCGAGCGTGCGCAGTTGGCAAGTGACCAGATTGGAGTCTTCGCGCTCTTGAATGTTTTTCATCGATGAACTGCCGGTTTCTTTCATGTTCCAAAAGAATTCGATCTCACCATTTTCATTCGATAGGGCAAAGTTATTGAGCACGGCTTTGTCGCAGGCATTGAACGCAATATGGCGGCTCAGATAGTCAAACGTGCGCGGAATGGGTTCGAACGAATGAACCCGCTCGACGGTGTCCAACTTGCAGAAATTCAGGGTGTACCAACCGATATTTGCCCCGATGTCAAATATCGTTTTGCTTTTACCCGCAAGATCGAAAATGAGGCCTCTCTCAACCGGATCGAAGGATTTGAAATTGAGAATTTCGATGGGGATGAAGCGCGAGTCATGGGGGTCTAGATACAGTTTGATCCCTGTCTCTTTCATCGTCACGAATATCTTTGAGTTGTCGATCGTGATGGATTCAATATCTGTATCTTTAATATACTCGAAATAATCGAAAAGAATGGCATGCTTTTGATGCATGGCGCTGATGTAGCTGTGCTTATCCAATTCTTTGGACGCATACTGTTCATAGAGTTCATGCAGCTTCATGGAATACCAATCGGACAGTTAATAAAGACCATCAATGATGGGGGACAGGGGTGTGTGGTGTTCATTCCATCAAAACCCAACCAACCGCTTTGATGTCCTGTACGGCAAGGATTTTGCCACTCGAGCGTCCTTGTGGATAGCTATATTTCCGTGCGACCTCCATCGTTTTCCGTCTCAGAGCCAGGGTGCGTTTACCCATCGTAAATGCACTGCTAAACTTTACCACCTAAAGGGCGTCTTTTTCTTGAAATTTCATGAAATCTAAGCACTTAAGGTAAGAAAATTTGTTCGTCTCATGTGTTACGCATATCTCGCAATTGCGGACGCATCGTTGACGATCGTTTGTTTTGGAGCCAGAACAGCCACCATGACGCATTCATCCCCGAAAAAAGAACAAATCCGCGCTCAAATTGCGGCCTTGGTCGAAGAGTATGCCGCAGAGGAATTCAAGCAAAAGGCTTTCGAGCCCGGGGCGACCGCGGTCCCGCCTTCGGGTAAGTTGTTGGGGGCGCAAGAGCTAAAAAATCTCGTGGATGCTTCTCTTGATGCGTGGCTGACGACAGGACGTTTCAACGCAGAATTCGAAGCGAACCTCGCCAAGTTTTTGGGTGTAAAGCACGTGATGACGACCAATTCGGGGTCGTCGGCAAATTTGTTGGCTTTGGCGGCGCTGACATCGCCCAATCTTGGCGACAAAGCATTGAAGCCGGGCGATGAGGTGATCTCGGTTGCGGCGGGCTTTCCGACCACCGTCAATCCGTTGTTACAG
This genomic interval carries:
- a CDS encoding methyltransferase domain-containing protein — encoded protein: MTNQQDSRPCRLCSSPLNAPPIINMQPFPKAAQFYPREDEFAEDTGIVLDVFQCPSCGLVQLKIDPVDYFKEVITAAVLSPHAKQTRLKEMNAFVDRFDLKGKKALEIGSAKGEMLDVMVEAGLDPTGLEYAPQSVEHALKHGRNMHRGYIDDFVPVSKADVFFSYNYLEHQPDTKAFIQSIYRVTTPDAIGYVTVPNLEYLLASKCLYEFVADHLVYFTKSTLSLAFEMNGFEVLSCQTINNDNDIEIIVRKRRNLDLSPYVAEVDKLATELFELVDRYKRDGKKIAVWGAGHRTLALLAISRLTEIAFIVDSADFKQGKYSPVTFNKIVSPGELEASDVDAVIIMVPGLYPQEVLKTVRGFDRKLEAYILKGNELVAVDN
- a CDS encoding thiamine pyrophosphate-binding protein is translated as MRMKLSDYVAQKVVELGIEHVFMVTGGGAMHLNQSLGTHDELECIFNHHEQACAMAAESYCRLTNRPALVNVTSGPGSINALNGVYGAWTDSIGMLVISGQVKYQTTVRSTGLALRQYGDQEVDIQPIATPMTKYCEMVTDPGSIRYHLEKAYFLAVSGRPGPCWLDIPIDVQGALIETDGLIAFDPNELTQPWKDTDLDQACDDILAKLSGAKRPVIFAGGGVRLSGRHDAFLELVDKLGIPVVTGWNAHDVIWNDHPLYVGRPGTVGDRAGNFVVQNADVLLVLGSRLNIRQVSYNWSTFAARAFKIWVDVDTLEMQKPTVKGDLVIHADLTDLLPVLAERAEGGDKYTHAQWLAWCQDRRQKFPVVLPEYWKNDTINPYCFMESLFERLNDGQVIVAANGSACVIGFQVANLKQNQRLWTNSGSASMGYDLPAAIGAYKGSGGRPIVCIAGDGSIMMNLQELQTIAGNKMAIKIFIINNQGYSSIFQTHRNFFNGVEVGAGPSSGVSLPDFAKISVAFELPYFKCATHEEMATAIAKTMATEGPAICEVMVDQNQPFAPKLASKQLPDGTIVSPSLEDMSPFLSEQEMKENMLE
- a CDS encoding HAD-IA family hydrolase, coding for MDSILFDLDGTLVDSAIETRTILNDMRAERGLGPIEDNHFRQSISYGAGSLIKSALAPRDEDLQPLIDEFRAKYRALTTPRSSIYPTVVETLSDLKARGFKLAVCTNKPQGLCEKVLKDTALESFFECVVAGGPSIKPKPHPDAIHVAISSLGADVSSTVLIGDSTTDQRAAQSAGIPFIFFASGYNDGVVEDQAMASIGEMRDLLTLVKTKSQLI
- a CDS encoding aldolase — its product is MNKNEKDMLAILRQGKEEYGYLGVKSEFEAEGTRVDEFLRVLEITRRADLNVGLKIGGCEAIRDLLEAKQFGVDYIIAPMVETPYALRKYLEAVERTYSPEDYADTDFLFNIETITAFNNLDGLIAVAAQSDIKPGVVFGRVDFSISNDMGRGKINTESVQEYVRVVAQKCKDNDLDLVVGGGVSNEALPGLQSIKAIRLDRFETRKIIFDASKLSDAKIEKGLLAAVHFEILWLENKREYYKNISTEDETRIEMLKSRWT
- a CDS encoding NAD-dependent epimerase/dehydratase family protein, whose translation is MRNRIIEDDLSYIVNADLPWQELTGKTVLISGAAGFLISYVVHLLLFLNEKNDANIKIIGLVRDAERAREKYASVPQTENLLFISQDVCDEISIDEKIDYIIHAASYATPKVFRDNPVGTILPNVIGTKNLLELAVKNDVDGFLFFSTSGVYGHVADEDYPVPETCFGGLDPMELSSCYLESKRMGENMCVAWMHQYGVPIKIVRPAITYGPGLDLDGGRSFEDFIACIVRKQDITLYSDGRAIRNFCYIADATLGFFTVLLKGENGQAYNVATDHEISIKDLAQYLVDDVFPERNLKVISKFDTSKDYLRTQFSRTTVDISKIRALGWTLSFPIAPGFKKVVQSFEDH
- a CDS encoding NAD(P)-dependent oxidoreductase, translated to MKILITGAEGFVGKNLVEKFQRDGCDVLHPGFQELDLTCAQSVQSYFNDNPIGVIVHSATTLRNGTEYPHDVCENNLRMFFNLVRQMKPSTKLINFGSGSEYSRKYWHKKMPETFFDSHVPDDPHSFSKYVISKYIENSTHQNMVTLRIFGIFGKHEDYRYKFISNAICKNLLHLDIVINQNVNYDYIYVDDFCEVVKYFVENDVSYRSYNVTPTAPIDLITVANLINEISDYQSPVHVLNDGIGIEYSGDNARLLNECGGLELMSYRDSISDLYRHYKAEISSLDKAALVDDDYLNYAKKLRSEYFSKKDDS
- a CDS encoding FkbM family methyltransferase encodes the protein MKLHELYEQYASKELDKHSYISAMHQKHAILFDYFEYIKDTDIESITIDNSKIFVTMKETGIKLYLDPHDSRFIPIEILNFKSFDPVERGLIFDLAGKSKTIFDIGANIGWYTLNFCKLDTVERVHSFEPIPRTFDYLSRHIAFNACDKAVLNNFALSNENGEIEFFWNMKETGSSSMKNIQEREDSNLVTCQLRTLDDYVQETGAHIDMIKCDVEGSELMVFQGGLATIARDKPYIFTEMLRKWSAKFGYHPNDIVKLLADIGYHCFAYVDQALERIESVTAETEPTNFFFLHQDQHRDIIEQNLRGG